AGGACGCCATCGTGTTGCATGCGCCGCCAGCCGCAATGCCAGCGCAGCGGCGCGTCGCCGAGCTGGACGCGGTGGAGCTGCCGTTCGTCCCGGCCGCCACGCGCCGCATCGACCTTGCGCTGAGCGGGCGGCAGCGCGTGGGCGTGGTCGGTCCGAACGGTTGCGGCAAGTCGACCTTGCTCAAGGTGCTGGCGGGGCAGCTGCAGGCATCGGGCGGAACCTGCCGAGTCGCGGCAAAGGCCGTGTATCTGGATCAACGATTAGCCATGCTGGCACCGCAGCAGTCCGTGCTGGCGCAGCTGCAAGCGGCCAATCGCGGCGCGACGCAAGCCGACTTGCGCACGCGCCTGGCCCAGCTGGGGCTGGACGCGCGCAAGATCGCGGCGCCCAGCGGCGAACTCAGTGGAGGAGAGCGCCTGAAGGCCGCGCTGGCCTGCGCGCTGTACGCGGACCCGCCCGCGCAGCTGCTGTTGCTGGATGAACCCAGCAATCACCTGGATCTGCCGTCGATGCAGGCATTGGAGGCGATGCTGCGCGCCTACCGGGGCGCCCTGGTCGTGGTGTCCCATGACGACGCGTTCATGGACAGCCTGGACCTGACGCACCGGCTGGCCGCGGGCAGCGGCGGCTGGCGCCTGGAAACTATCTGATCGACAGTTCCAGGATGTCGTCGCCGGCGTCATCGCGTTCTCCGGTGGGCGTCCAACCCAGGTGGCGGTAGAAGCCATGGGAGCGCACGGCGGGATCGCTGGCGCAGGCGAGGAACAGGCGTTCGTGTCCCAGGCTTGCCAGATGCTGGACCATCAACCGCAGCAGCGCCTTGCCTGCGCCCTGGTTTTCGCTTTCGGGCAGCAGGGCCAGCACCACGATTTCACCGGTCTCGCGGTCGCCGAAGCAGTAGCCCGTCACACGGCCGTCCGCACAGGCGACGAAGCCGCGCAGATCGCCCGCGCGTACGCCGGCGGCCCAGTTGTCCTCGGTGATGCCTAGCGCGCGCAGTTGCTCCACGGAAAAAGCGTTCTCTCTGGTCTGGCCTCGGATCGTCACGCAGGCAGGGACGTCATCGGCGGTGGCGGGGCGGAATGTCAATGTGCTCATGTCCGCATATTGACACCCTGTGCGCAATCGTGGCGAGCGGTAACACTCCGCGCGTCCCGGCGGCATTAACATCGTCCGCTTCAATCCGCGCACTGCAGGGTGTAGGCATGCTCGAGTCCATACTCGCGCCATGGGCGCTCACCGGCCGGCTGTGGCTGCGGTTCTGGCCGCAATTGATGGCGCTGGTGCTGGCAGGCACGCTGGCCCGCGATGTGCTGCTGTGGGTGGCGGCGCAGACCGGCTTTGCCAACCACCTCGCCGGCCTGGCCGTGCTTACGCTGGTGGCGCTGGCTCAGTTGGTGACCACCGTCGCGATGTTTCTGGTGCTGCTGCCGGGGCTGCCGGCCTTGCGCGGCGCGCAGGAAGCGGCGCGCGCCGGGCAGGCGGAGACGGGCGGGAGCAGAGGGCGGCTGGGGCAGGCGTTGACGGTGGCCTTGCTGCCGTTCTTCGCCTACTACGCGGCCTGGGGCTTTCTGGGCGACATCGTGCGGCAATACTCGCGCCTGGCCTACGGGCTGGATCCGCTGGGCGAGCACGGCAACGTGCTGGACGCGCTGGATTCCCGCTGGCTGCTGGTCTCGGTGGCGATTTCGTGGCTGGTGCGCAAGGCGGCGGTGACGGCGCGCGACCGCACGGGCAAGGGCCGCTGGCAATGGCTGGTGGTGCTATGCGAAACCAACTGGGTGCTGATCGGCTTGTACGTCATCAGCCGCTGGAAGGACCAGGCGTGGCAGTGGCTGGCCGACCGGCGCGGCCTGGAGGCGTTGCTGCAGTCCCTGATGAACATGCTGACGCCCGTCACGAATGCCTGGGCGGCGGGCATGACGCCCGTGGAGGCGCAAGGGCCCGGCCTGGGCACGGCGCTGATCAGCCTGTTCTTCTATGCCTTGTTGCCGGTGATATGGCTGGTGATGGCCGCGTTGGTCTATGGCTATGACGTGCGCGACGATGCCGATCTCAGGCGCTATGAACGGCTGCAACGGCTGGGCGACCGCTACCGCGCGGTGCCGCGTTTTCTGCGCGATTTCATCGAGCATTTCGTGGCCGGCTACCGCAAGCGTTATCTGCCGCTGGCCAGCGGCGTGCGGTTGGCCTTTCACAGCAGCGCGCTGCTGCTGGTCACGCTCATCGTGGGCTACCGCCTGATCGACTGGGGCGCCGCGTGGCTGTGGTACGGCGCGGCGCGCCTGATCGGTCCGAACGACCTGGATACCTGGCAGGTGCTGGCGCATGGCGTTTCGCTGCTGTTCGGCAGTCCGTTCCGCGATTCTTCCACGGGCCTGCTGATCGAGCCCCTGCGCATCTGCTTTCTTGCCGCCGTGCTGGAATGCGCTTACGCGCCCTGGAAGATGCGCAGCGCGGCGCCCGCGCCCGCGGCATGAGTCAGCCGGCAGGATCCGGCGGCGCGAAGCGCAGGTAGGCGGGCCGCTCGGCATCGATGGACACGGTGATCGACCAGGGCGCGGCTGCGTCGGCGGGCACCATGAAGGCTTCCATGATTTCGACGCTGGCGCCGGGGGCGGCGCCGCTGTGGGCCGCGGCCACGCAGCCGCGCGCGGTGCCGCGCGGCAGGCGCAAGGCCGGGGCGATGGCGGGCAGCCAGGTGCGCCCCTGCGCATCATGCAGCGCAATGCGGCAGCCGCGCCAGCGCGTGGGCAGATCGGCGGATTGCACCTGCACGGAGAAGGCGGCCAGCGCGGCGCGCGAGCCGGGCTGCCAGCCCCTGCCGGCCGGCGGTTCCAGCACCGCGAATTGCCGCAGCTGCCATTGCGCGCCGCCTAGCGGCGCCTGCGCGCCAGCCGCTATCTCGCGCGGCTGCAGTTCGCGGCCCCCGAGCCAGCGTGCCACGCTGTCGCGGGCGCTCCAGTACAGCGTCAGGGCCAGCAGGATGGGCAGCAGCCAGAGGCTGCGGCGGCGCCAGCGGCGTTCGCTCGCGGCCGCATCGTTCATGGGGCGGCCTCCTGTTCGAGATCGTAGCTGGCGGCGCTGACGGGCTGGCCGGAGGCGTCCAGCGGGATGTCGTCCAGCGCAATGCGCACCTGCGAATCC
The sequence above is drawn from the Achromobacter xylosoxidans genome and encodes:
- a CDS encoding GNAT family N-acetyltransferase, producing MSTLTFRPATADDVPACVTIRGQTRENAFSVEQLRALGITEDNWAAGVRAGDLRGFVACADGRVTGYCFGDRETGEIVVLALLPESENQGAGKALLRLMVQHLASLGHERLFLACASDPAVRSHGFYRHLGWTPTGERDDAGDDILELSIR